In Massilia forsythiae, one DNA window encodes the following:
- a CDS encoding response regulator transcription factor, translating into MYRVLLVEDDPRLAELVTEYLSGYEFAVDLVTRGDLALAQFKAAPPDIVVLDLMLPGLDGMVVCRQIREVSPVPILILTAREDTYDEVSGLEQGADDFVNKPVQPRVLLARLRALLRRTQSNAAELRSLEFGALRIMLDDRSVTWRGQQCVLSNTEYKLLLVLAEAAGRVLSRDELLKKMRGIEFDGLDRSIDNSISKLRRKFDDTLSEKIKTVWGEGYLFSPSAWN; encoded by the coding sequence ATGTATCGCGTACTGTTGGTGGAAGACGATCCGCGCCTGGCGGAACTGGTCACGGAATACCTGTCCGGCTATGAGTTCGCGGTCGACCTGGTGACCCGCGGCGACCTCGCGCTGGCGCAGTTCAAGGCGGCGCCGCCCGATATCGTGGTGCTCGACCTGATGCTGCCCGGCCTGGACGGCATGGTGGTGTGCCGCCAGATCCGTGAGGTGTCGCCGGTACCGATCTTGATCCTCACCGCGCGCGAGGATACCTACGACGAAGTCTCGGGCCTGGAACAAGGCGCGGACGACTTCGTCAACAAGCCGGTGCAGCCGCGCGTGCTGCTGGCGCGCCTGCGCGCCCTGCTGCGCCGCACCCAGTCGAATGCCGCCGAGCTGCGCTCGCTCGAGTTCGGCGCGCTGCGCATCATGCTGGACGACCGCAGCGTCACCTGGCGCGGCCAGCAATGCGTGCTCAGCAATACCGAATACAAGCTGCTGCTGGTGCTGGCCGAGGCGGCCGGCCGGGTGCTGTCGCGCGACGAGCTGTTGAAGAAGATGCGCGGCATCGAGTTCGACGGGCTCGACCGCAGCATCGACAACAGCATCTCCAAGCTGCGCCGCAAGTTCGACGACACGCTGTCGGAAAAGATCAAGACGGTGTGGGGCGAAGGCTACCTGTTCTCGCCGTCGGCCTGGAACTGA
- a CDS encoding ATP-binding protein, translating to MNRLFFRFFVLVMLSITAATFAIYFVFARLFGDPLDDIARRQASAQIFLLEQYVDHAPADEWLARLNKVREVSEAHFDLVPLAQARAALPRAAQAALLRGEVVLDPAHKAFFRRVDLGGERYVGSEDDAIHAWNLPIDLGRALAMEVLRYVIVALALLVPIALWSRSHWQALQSLSRVADEFGAGKLAARARMAPSDAVYPLAERMNAMAGRIQDLLDTQRNLLHSVSHELRTPIARLEFALELLSERAADLARDAAPAGDVAASARAAGAAALLKRVAAMEGDLAELNALVNELLSMSKLDSNEALQRAPFALAPLLRECADGLHPQPARLRCVLDPALDMVEADRRLLARALGNLLRNAQKYAAGEVLLAARRIGPDIEIAVEDDGPGIPEEERERVFDPFYRLDRSRDRATGGFGLGLSIARKAVALHGGSLRVERSALGGARFVVNLPGQAA from the coding sequence GTGAACCGCCTGTTCTTCCGCTTTTTCGTGCTGGTGATGCTGTCGATCACGGCGGCGACCTTCGCCATCTACTTCGTGTTCGCGCGCCTGTTCGGCGATCCACTCGACGACATCGCGCGGCGCCAGGCCTCGGCCCAGATCTTCCTGCTGGAACAATACGTCGACCACGCGCCCGCCGACGAGTGGCTGGCGCGCCTGAACAAGGTGCGCGAGGTGTCGGAGGCGCATTTCGACCTGGTGCCGCTGGCGCAGGCGCGCGCCGCCCTGCCGCGCGCGGCGCAGGCGGCGCTGCTGCGCGGCGAGGTGGTGCTGGACCCGGCGCACAAGGCCTTTTTCCGGCGCGTCGACCTGGGCGGCGAGCGCTACGTCGGCAGCGAGGACGATGCCATCCACGCCTGGAACCTGCCGATCGACCTGGGCCGTGCGCTGGCGATGGAAGTGCTGCGCTACGTGATCGTGGCGCTGGCGCTGCTGGTGCCGATCGCGCTGTGGTCGCGCTCGCACTGGCAGGCGCTGCAGTCGCTGTCGCGCGTGGCCGACGAGTTCGGCGCCGGCAAGCTGGCGGCGCGGGCGCGCATGGCGCCGTCGGACGCGGTGTATCCGCTGGCCGAGCGCATGAACGCGATGGCCGGGCGCATCCAGGATTTATTGGATACGCAGCGCAACCTGCTGCATTCGGTGTCGCACGAGTTGCGCACGCCGATCGCGCGCCTGGAATTCGCGCTGGAATTGTTGAGCGAACGCGCCGCCGACCTGGCCCGGGACGCGGCGCCGGCCGGCGATGTTGCAGCCAGCGCCAGGGCCGCGGGCGCGGCGGCGCTGCTGAAACGCGTGGCGGCGATGGAAGGCGACCTGGCCGAACTGAATGCGCTGGTGAATGAATTGCTGTCGATGAGCAAGCTGGACAGCAACGAAGCGCTGCAGCGCGCGCCGTTCGCGCTGGCGCCGCTGCTGCGCGAATGTGCCGACGGCCTGCATCCGCAGCCGGCGCGCCTGCGCTGCGTGCTGGATCCGGCGCTGGACATGGTCGAGGCCGACCGCCGCCTGCTGGCGCGCGCGCTCGGCAACCTGCTGCGCAATGCCCAGAAGTACGCGGCGGGCGAAGTGCTGCTGGCGGCGCGGCGCATTGGTCCCGACATCGAGATCGCGGTCGAGGACGACGGTCCCGGCATCCCGGAGGAAGAACGCGAGCGCGTGTTCGACCCGTTCTACCGCCTGGACCGCAGCCGCGA
- a CDS encoding superoxide dismutase, producing MEHTLPPLPYAKDALQPHISAETLEYHYGKHHQAYVTNLNNLIKGTEYEDMPLEEIIKKSQGGVFNNSAQVWNHTFFWNCMTPNGGGNPTGPVADAINAKWGSFDKFKEEFQKSAVGNFGSGWTWLVKKADGTVDIANTSNAGTPLTTENKALLTCDVWEHAYYIDYRNARPKFVEAWWNTVNWDFVNQNFA from the coding sequence ATGGAACATACTCTGCCCCCGCTGCCGTATGCCAAGGACGCTCTGCAACCGCACATTTCCGCCGAGACCCTGGAATACCACTACGGTAAACACCACCAGGCTTACGTCACCAACCTGAACAACCTGATCAAGGGCACCGAATACGAAGACATGCCCCTGGAAGAGATCATCAAGAAGTCCCAGGGCGGCGTGTTCAACAATTCGGCCCAGGTGTGGAACCACACCTTCTTCTGGAACTGCATGACCCCGAACGGCGGCGGCAACCCGACCGGCCCGGTGGCCGATGCGATCAACGCCAAATGGGGTTCGTTCGACAAGTTCAAGGAAGAATTCCAGAAGTCGGCCGTCGGCAACTTCGGTTCCGGCTGGACCTGGCTGGTGAAAAAGGCCGACGGCACCGTCGACATCGCCAACACCTCGAACGCCGGCACCCCGCTGACCACCGAGAACAAGGCCCTGCTGACCTGCGACGTCTGGGAACACGCCTACTACATCGACTACCGCAATGCCCGCCCGAAGTTCGTCGAGGCATGGTGGAACACCGTCAACTGGGATTTCGTGAACCAGAACTTCGCGTAA
- a CDS encoding MipA/OmpV family protein, with translation MKKLLLIALSAGCGAAWAQTPAANPMPDGSRDMYAGLGVQSAPRYAGASGRRLAALPVLQVEWSNGVFVSGMSAGIHLSSAPTVEFGPLLTVLPGRDEAGSGRGMDGVGITEAFNAASEPVEKNLLASRARLDGLDHIGLRVQAGGFANLYLTPRWRLGASLLGGSGRERDGARLELGVQRLAAPFGERHRVSLAAGITVVNRHDNQSYFGVSREEAARSRFAAYDAGGGLRDAHLGARWNWTLHPSWMLTSNLQVQRLLGSANRSPLAERSTNLTVSTAIAYRF, from the coding sequence ATGAAGAAGCTCCTCCTGATCGCGCTGAGCGCCGGCTGCGGCGCCGCCTGGGCCCAGACCCCGGCCGCCAACCCGATGCCCGACGGCAGCCGCGACATGTATGCCGGCCTCGGCGTGCAATCGGCACCGCGCTACGCGGGTGCGAGCGGGCGCCGGCTGGCGGCCTTGCCGGTGCTGCAGGTCGAGTGGAGCAACGGCGTGTTCGTCTCCGGCATGAGCGCCGGCATCCACCTGTCGTCCGCGCCGACCGTCGAATTCGGCCCGCTGCTGACCGTGCTGCCCGGCCGCGACGAAGCCGGCAGCGGACGCGGCATGGACGGCGTCGGCATCACCGAGGCCTTCAACGCGGCCTCGGAGCCGGTCGAAAAGAACCTGCTGGCTTCCCGTGCGCGCCTGGATGGGCTCGACCATATCGGCTTGCGCGTGCAGGCCGGCGGCTTCGCCAACCTCTACCTGACGCCGCGCTGGCGCCTGGGCGCCAGCCTGCTGGGCGGCTCCGGGCGCGAGCGCGACGGCGCGCGCCTGGAACTGGGCGTGCAGCGCCTGGCGGCGCCGTTCGGCGAGCGCCACCGCGTGTCGCTGGCGGCCGGCATCACCGTGGTCAACCGCCACGACAACCAGAGCTATTTCGGCGTCTCGCGCGAAGAAGCCGCGCGCAGCCGCTTCGCCGCCTACGACGCCGGCGGCGGCCTGCGCGACGCGCACCTGGGCGCGCGCTGGAACTGGACCTTGCATCCTTCGTGGATGCTGACGTCCAACCTGCAGGTGCAGCGCCTGCTGGGCAGCGCCAACCGCAGCCCGCTCGCCGAGCGGTCCACCAACCTGACGGTTTCGACCGCCATCGCCTACCGCTTCTGA